A genomic stretch from Chitinophagaceae bacterium includes:
- the rsmG gene encoding 16S rRNA (guanine(527)-N(7))-methyltransferase RsmG — protein sequence MEVVLKYFSDFTPAQLQQFQQLEELYKEWNEKINVISRKDIDSLYEKHVLHSLSIAAVFQFQPGTSIIDLGTGGGFPGIPLAIFFPEVQFHLTDSIGKKLKVVNEVAAAIGLKNVTTQHTRTEEIQNRKFDFVVSRAVAPLRDLWRWSLPIIKAKGQGQFAIADEEKIYGGLICLKGGDLTEEVKESGLHPIVWEIDKLFSEDFFKQKYILSVRR from the coding sequence TTGGAAGTAGTATTAAAATATTTTTCTGATTTCACTCCTGCACAATTACAGCAATTTCAACAGCTGGAAGAACTGTATAAGGAGTGGAATGAAAAGATCAATGTCATTTCAAGAAAAGATATTGACAGCCTGTATGAAAAGCATGTGCTGCATTCACTGTCAATAGCTGCTGTGTTTCAGTTTCAACCGGGAACGAGTATTATTGATCTTGGTACAGGTGGTGGTTTTCCGGGAATTCCCTTAGCCATTTTTTTTCCTGAAGTACAGTTTCATTTAACCGACAGTATTGGCAAGAAATTAAAAGTGGTGAACGAAGTAGCTGCTGCCATCGGATTGAAAAATGTTACCACCCAGCATACCCGTACAGAAGAAATCCAGAACCGTAAGTTCGATTTTGTGGTTAGCCGTGCAGTAGCTCCGTTAAGGGATCTCTGGCGCTGGAGCCTTCCCATCATCAAAGCCAAAGGACAGGGGCAGTTTGCCATTGCTGATGAAGAGAAAATCTATGGCGGGCTTATTTGTTTAAAAGGTGGCGATTTAACCGAAGAAGTGAAAGAAAGCGGGCTCCACCCTATTGTTTGGGAAATTGATAAACTTTTCAGCGAAGACTTCTTTAAGCAGAAATATATCCTTTCAGTCCGGCGCTAA
- a CDS encoding response regulator transcription factor, with protein MNKISVCIVEDVTDIRQALEQIIELSENCKLAGSYSSGEEALVKIPLVKPNVVLMDIGLGSTNGIDLVKELKPQHPEILYMMCTIYEEDEKIFDALRAGANGYILKKSSPAKLIEAIGELVDGGAPMNSQIAMKVVSAFKGLPVQEVQEVAAVPSITQMGDIAVLSRREKEILEWLAQGKIYKEIGKELTISQETVRKHVYHIYEKLHVNNRVEAVNKYFGR; from the coding sequence ATGAATAAAATCTCCGTGTGTATTGTAGAAGATGTAACTGATATCCGCCAGGCGCTGGAACAGATCATCGAACTAAGTGAAAATTGTAAGTTAGCCGGATCATATTCATCAGGCGAAGAAGCATTGGTGAAAATTCCATTAGTGAAACCGAATGTAGTGTTGATGGATATTGGCCTTGGTTCAACCAATGGTATTGACCTGGTAAAAGAACTGAAACCTCAGCATCCCGAAATTCTTTATATGATGTGTACCATCTATGAAGAAGATGAAAAAATATTTGATGCACTGCGTGCAGGTGCAAATGGATATATTCTGAAGAAATCTTCTCCCGCTAAATTAATTGAAGCTATTGGTGAACTGGTTGATGGCGGTGCGCCGATGAACAGCCAGATAGCTATGAAAGTAGTTTCAGCGTTTAAAGGATTACCTGTGCAGGAAGTACAGGAAGTTGCTGCTGTTCCGTCCATAACGCAAATGGGAGATATTGCTGTTTTATCACGCCGTGAAAAAGAAATTCTTGAATGGCTGGCACAGGGAAAAATTTATAAAGAAATTGGTAAAGAATTAACCATCAGCCAGGAAACAGTCCGTAAACATGTGTATCATATTTACGAGAAGCTTCATGTTAATAACCGTGTTGAAGCGGTAAATAAATATTTTGGGCGATAA
- a CDS encoding CHAP domain-containing protein, producing the protein MIVADTASGKLLTEVLKSAVSQLGVMEVPPGSNKGPEVNQYLASVGLEPGLFWCAAFVYWCFNEASIKLNRANPLVKTGHVMTHWNKTKGKKILASDAVNNPSLIKPGQIFLLNTGGSAGHTGLVEKVEGGFIHTIEGNSNNVGSRNGIGVFRLQRKIAKINRGFIEYK; encoded by the coding sequence ATGATAGTAGCTGATACAGCTTCGGGTAAATTGCTTACAGAAGTATTAAAATCAGCAGTTTCGCAATTAGGTGTTATGGAAGTTCCTCCCGGCAGTAATAAAGGCCCGGAGGTAAATCAATACCTGGCAAGTGTTGGTTTAGAGCCTGGATTGTTTTGGTGTGCTGCTTTTGTTTACTGGTGTTTTAATGAAGCATCTATAAAATTAAACAGAGCAAACCCACTTGTGAAAACAGGTCATGTAATGACGCATTGGAACAAAACAAAAGGAAAGAAAATTCTTGCCAGTGATGCTGTCAACAATCCATCGCTTATAAAACCCGGACAAATATTCTTACTGAATACTGGTGGCAGTGCAGGGCATACCGGACTGGTTGAAAAAGTTGAAGGTGGTTTTATTCATACTATAGAAGGAAACAGCAATAATGTAGGCAGCAGGAATGGTATAGGAGTATTCCGTCTGCAGCGGAAAATAGCTAAAATCAACCGGGGCTTCATTGAATACAAATAA
- the rsmI gene encoding 16S rRNA (cytidine(1402)-2'-O)-methyltransferase, whose amino-acid sequence MLFIIPTPIGNLKDITLRALEVMQEVDLLLAEDTRTSSVLLNHYNIQKPLSPYHQHNEHKIVQHLIDQLKDGKKMALLTDAGTPGISDPAFLLVRECVKNDIIVETLPGATAFVPALVNSGLPATRFTFEGFLPQKKGRQTALKQLAEEERTMIFYESPFRLVKSLADFIQYFGEDRLCCVSRELTKKFEENKRGTLKEVHDYFAIKGVKGEIVIVVAGKDE is encoded by the coding sequence TTGTTGTTCATCATTCCCACTCCCATCGGCAATTTAAAAGACATTACGCTTCGTGCACTGGAGGTAATGCAGGAAGTGGATTTGCTTCTTGCTGAAGATACCCGTACAAGTTCTGTACTGCTCAATCATTACAATATTCAAAAGCCGCTTTCTCCTTATCACCAGCACAATGAACATAAAATTGTGCAGCATTTGATTGATCAGTTGAAAGACGGAAAGAAGATGGCCCTGTTAACGGATGCAGGAACTCCCGGTATCAGCGACCCTGCTTTTTTACTGGTAAGGGAATGTGTAAAGAATGATATTATTGTTGAAACACTACCCGGCGCCACCGCTTTTGTTCCGGCTTTGGTGAATAGCGGATTACCCGCAACACGATTTACATTTGAAGGATTTCTGCCGCAGAAAAAAGGCCGTCAAACTGCATTGAAGCAACTGGCAGAAGAAGAACGTACCATGATTTTTTATGAATCTCCTTTTCGCCTGGTGAAGTCGCTGGCCGATTTTATCCAATACTTTGGTGAAGACCGTTTGTGCTGTGTAAGCAGAGAACTCACCAAAAAATTTGAAGAAAACAAGCGGGGCACTCTTAAAGAAGTGCATGACTATTTTGCTATAAAGGGTGTTAAAGGTGAAATCGTGATTGTTGTTGCAGGAAAAGATGAGTAA
- the purS gene encoding phosphoribosylformylglycinamidine synthase subunit PurS has protein sequence MTYTVQVKIMPLKDLLDPQGKAVMGGLSNLGLKGVNDVRIGKNISMQIDAATPDAAKAIAEEAAKKLLANAVMEQFEITVN, from the coding sequence ATGACTTATACAGTTCAGGTGAAAATAATGCCGCTCAAAGATTTGTTAGATCCGCAGGGGAAAGCAGTAATGGGTGGTTTAAGTAATTTAGGTTTGAAAGGTGTTAACGATGTCCGCATTGGCAAAAACATCAGCATGCAGATTGATGCAGCAACACCTGATGCAGCAAAAGCTATTGCAGAAGAAGCCGCCAAAAAATTGCTGGCCAATGCTGTGATGGAGCAATTTGAAATCACCGTTAATTAA
- a CDS encoding aminopeptidase P N-terminal domain-containing protein: MKFQPIKPELFSKNRQRFIKSMQPGSIAIFVSNDEWPASGDAIHAFKQNSDLFWLSGITQEDSMVVLFPDNPDPKYREVLVLVRPNELKEKWDGKRLRANEAKEISGIETIVWLDSLEGLLQPWVHLADNIYLSSNENDRKASPIRSRDYRFIDEMKSKYPLHNFLRAAKIMKELRGIKTAEEVELQQKAIDITEVTFRRLLKFIKPGVMENEIEAEIYHSFLSQSSTGPAYGSIIASGDRARTLHYVSNNQECKDGELVLMDFGAEYGGYCADLTRTVPVSGKFGRRQKTVYNACLHLHNYAKSLLKPGITIVHYTDKVGEEATQQFLKIGLLKKTDVKNENPENRAYRKYLYHGISHHLGVDVHDLGTKTEPIKAGMVFTVEPGIYIEEEQMGVRIENNLWITRNGNKDLMKNIPITVEEIEALMKK; encoded by the coding sequence ATGAAATTTCAACCCATCAAACCAGAACTCTTCAGCAAAAACCGTCAGCGCTTTATCAAGTCAATGCAACCCGGCTCCATTGCCATTTTTGTGAGTAACGATGAGTGGCCCGCAAGCGGAGATGCAATTCATGCATTTAAACAAAACAGTGACCTGTTCTGGCTCAGCGGCATTACGCAGGAAGACAGTATGGTTGTGTTGTTTCCTGATAATCCCGATCCAAAATACAGGGAAGTGCTGGTGCTGGTTCGCCCAAATGAGTTAAAAGAAAAATGGGATGGTAAAAGATTGCGTGCCAATGAAGCAAAAGAAATTTCAGGTATTGAAACCATTGTTTGGTTAGACAGTCTGGAAGGGTTACTTCAGCCATGGGTTCATTTAGCTGATAACATTTATTTAAGCAGTAATGAAAACGACCGCAAGGCATCACCCATACGCAGCAGGGATTACAGGTTCATTGATGAAATGAAAAGTAAATACCCTTTGCATAATTTTCTTCGTGCAGCAAAAATCATGAAAGAATTGCGTGGAATAAAAACTGCTGAAGAAGTAGAGTTACAGCAAAAAGCAATTGATATAACTGAAGTTACATTTCGCCGTTTGCTGAAGTTTATTAAGCCGGGTGTAATGGAAAATGAAATTGAAGCAGAAATTTATCATTCATTTTTATCACAGAGTTCAACCGGTCCTGCATACGGAAGTATTATTGCCAGTGGCGACAGGGCAAGAACATTGCACTATGTGAGCAATAATCAGGAGTGTAAAGATGGTGAACTTGTGCTGATGGATTTTGGTGCAGAATACGGCGGTTACTGTGCTGATCTTACAAGAACGGTTCCTGTAAGTGGTAAGTTTGGAAGAAGACAGAAAACGGTTTACAATGCCTGTCTGCATTTGCATAATTATGCTAAGAGTTTATTGAAGCCCGGTATTACTATTGTTCATTACACAGATAAAGTAGGAGAGGAAGCAACACAGCAGTTTTTAAAAATTGGCCTGCTGAAAAAAACAGATGTAAAAAATGAAAACCCTGAGAACAGGGCGTACAGAAAATATTTATACCATGGTATTTCTCATCATCTTGGTGTAGATGTGCATGATCTTGGTACAAAGACTGAACCTATTAAAGCAGGAATGGTTTTTACAGTAGAGCCCGGAATTTATATTGAAGAAGAACAGATGGGTGTGCGTATTGAAAACAATCTCTGGATTACACGTAACGGAAATAAAGATTTGATGAAGAATATCCCGATTACAGTAGAAGAGATAGAAGCATTAATGAAGAAATAA
- the pckA gene encoding phosphoenolpyruvate carboxykinase (ATP), with protein sequence MSIPTIFFPGQKLVKLGLKLSDNIHYQLNPEELCAQTVARGQGVYNNSGALCINTGKFTGRSPKDKFIVEDAITKDTVHWNDFNQPIDEKYFHILYKKMMDYLGTKEEIWVRDSYACADEKYRLNIRVINENPWSNLFAYNLFLRPADDELESFEPEWHIIQAPNFFADPATDGVRNGNFAIVSFTHKMILIGGSGYTGEMKKGIFTVLNYILPQNKHVLSMHCSANVGKKNDVAVFFGLSGTGKTTLSADPNRKLIGDDEHGWDEDSVFNFEGGCYAKCIDLSEEKEPEIFQAIRPGALVENIGFLKGTNTIDFSDKTITENTRVSYPLHYISNALEPAVAGLPKNIFFLTCDATGILPPIAKLTEGQAMYQFISGYTARVAGTEAGVTEPKSTFSACFGAPFLPLHPAKYAEMLGRKMNEQKVNVWLINTGWTGGSYGVGQRIKLSYTRALICAALNGKLKDVEFENMPIFNFAIPTSCEGVPAELLNPKNTWTDKAAYDAKAKSLAEQFVTNFKKYASGSGEEILAAAPKV encoded by the coding sequence ATGTCCATACCTACCATCTTTTTTCCCGGGCAGAAATTAGTAAAGCTCGGCTTAAAATTATCCGACAACATTCATTATCAACTGAACCCCGAGGAATTGTGTGCCCAAACGGTTGCACGTGGTCAGGGAGTTTATAATAACTCCGGTGCACTTTGCATCAATACGGGAAAGTTTACCGGAAGGTCGCCTAAAGACAAGTTCATTGTTGAAGATGCCATTACAAAAGATACTGTTCACTGGAACGATTTTAACCAGCCCATTGATGAAAAGTATTTTCATATCCTGTATAAGAAGATGATGGATTATCTCGGTACCAAAGAAGAAATCTGGGTACGAGATTCTTATGCCTGTGCTGATGAAAAATACAGGCTCAACATTCGTGTCATCAATGAAAATCCATGGAGTAATTTATTTGCTTACAATTTATTTCTCCGCCCGGCAGATGATGAACTGGAAAGTTTTGAGCCCGAATGGCATATTATACAGGCACCAAATTTCTTTGCTGATCCTGCTACTGATGGTGTACGTAATGGCAACTTCGCCATTGTGAGTTTCACCCACAAAATGATTTTAATTGGCGGGAGTGGTTATACCGGTGAAATGAAGAAAGGAATTTTTACAGTTCTCAATTATATTCTTCCTCAAAACAAACATGTACTTAGTATGCATTGCAGTGCCAATGTCGGTAAGAAGAATGATGTGGCGGTATTCTTTGGTTTGAGTGGAACAGGAAAAACAACACTCAGTGCGGACCCTAACCGTAAATTAATTGGTGATGATGAGCATGGATGGGATGAAGATTCTGTATTTAATTTTGAAGGAGGCTGTTATGCCAAGTGTATTGATTTAAGTGAAGAAAAAGAACCGGAAATTTTTCAGGCCATCAGACCCGGTGCATTGGTAGAAAACATTGGCTTTCTAAAAGGAACTAATACAATTGATTTCAGCGATAAGACCATTACTGAAAATACAAGAGTAAGTTACCCGCTGCATTATATCAGTAATGCATTAGAACCGGCCGTTGCAGGCTTACCGAAAAACATCTTCTTCCTTACCTGTGATGCTACCGGTATTTTACCTCCTATTGCAAAGCTTACAGAAGGCCAGGCAATGTACCAGTTCATCAGTGGATATACTGCAAGAGTTGCAGGAACTGAGGCGGGAGTTACAGAACCTAAATCAACATTCAGTGCTTGTTTTGGTGCGCCATTTCTTCCATTACATCCTGCAAAATATGCAGAGATGCTGGGCAGAAAAATGAATGAACAGAAAGTGAATGTATGGCTGATTAATACCGGATGGACAGGAGGAAGTTATGGTGTTGGGCAGCGGATAAAACTTTCTTATACCCGTGCATTGATTTGTGCTGCACTCAATGGAAAATTGAAAGATGTTGAATTTGAAAACATGCCGATTTTCAATTTTGCCATACCGACCAGTTGTGAAGGAGTACCGGCAGAATTACTGAATCCAAAAAATACATGGACCGATAAAGCAGCTTATGACGCAAAAGCAAAGTCTTTAGCTGAACAGTTTGTAACTAATTTTAAAAAATATGCTTCCGGCAGTGGCGAAGAAATTTTAGCTGCAGCGCCGAAAGTATAG
- a CDS encoding OmpA family protein produces MKQLFLLLFAVNCLFAVNGQNNNLKKLPSLGIHFSGIDFKTAQDLRTKNLASLIRQKQWSKIDRLNPAITVSYMQGISNNLDLMTRLTGAFVAYPSRNTTNINYNQTFYLEADANINLKLLPDNYWVVPYLQAGIGISKERSNWMAYMPFGAGIQVNLLDAAFIHLNTGYRAPVTSKANYSLFHSIGISAPIVERKKVVPPPPPPAPEPPKDRDGDGVLDENDACPDAAGLAALKGCPDADKDGIADKDDKCANVFGLARYAGCPVPDTDKDGINDEEDKCPSVAGVARYAGCPIPDTDGDGVNDEEDKCPSVPGIASNAGCPEIKAEVITKVAFAAKNVFFNTGSYQLQKKSYAPLNEVAKILKDNPSLQLDVEGHTDNSGDAAKNQTLSENRAAAVKAYLVAQGVEGSRLTSAGFGSDRPLADNKTAAGKAKNRRVELKLRSY; encoded by the coding sequence ATGAAACAATTGTTCCTTTTGTTATTTGCCGTTAACTGCCTGTTTGCAGTAAACGGACAAAATAACAATCTTAAAAAGCTCCCTTCTTTAGGTATTCATTTTTCAGGGATCGATTTTAAAACTGCTCAGGATTTAAGAACTAAAAATCTTGCTTCTCTCATACGCCAAAAGCAATGGAGCAAAATTGACCGATTAAACCCAGCAATTACTGTAAGTTACATGCAGGGTATCAGCAATAATCTTGATTTAATGACCCGTTTAACCGGTGCTTTTGTTGCGTATCCTTCCAGGAATACAACTAATATCAATTACAATCAAACCTTTTATCTTGAAGCTGATGCAAACATTAATTTAAAACTGCTGCCTGACAACTATTGGGTGGTTCCTTATCTGCAGGCTGGTATTGGTATTTCAAAAGAAAGATCGAACTGGATGGCCTACATGCCTTTTGGCGCCGGAATTCAGGTGAACCTCCTGGATGCTGCATTTATCCATCTCAATACCGGATACAGAGCACCAGTTACTTCAAAAGCGAACTACAGTTTGTTCCATTCAATCGGAATCAGTGCTCCAATAGTTGAACGGAAAAAAGTAGTGCCACCTCCACCACCTCCGGCACCGGAACCACCGAAAGACAGAGATGGTGATGGAGTGCTGGATGAAAATGATGCTTGCCCCGATGCGGCAGGTTTAGCAGCTTTGAAAGGTTGCCCTGATGCGGATAAAGATGGTATTGCAGATAAAGATGATAAATGCGCCAATGTATTTGGATTAGCCCGTTATGCAGGGTGTCCTGTTCCTGATACAGATAAAGATGGTATCAACGATGAGGAGGATAAATGTCCTTCTGTAGCTGGTGTGGCCCGCTATGCAGGTTGCCCTATTCCTGATACTGACGGTGATGGTGTAAACGATGAAGAAGATAAATGCCCTTCAGTTCCGGGTATTGCATCAAATGCAGGTTGTCCTGAAATTAAAGCAGAAGTAATTACGAAAGTTGCATTTGCAGCAAAGAACGTATTCTTCAATACAGGCAGCTATCAGTTACAGAAAAAATCGTATGCTCCATTGAATGAGGTAGCTAAGATTTTAAAAGATAATCCAAGTCTTCAATTAGATGTAGAAGGTCATACTGATAACTCAGGTGATGCTGCTAAAAACCAAACCTTATCTGAAAACCGTGCTGCGGCTGTAAAAGCTTATTTAGTTGCACAGGGTGTTGAAGGTTCCCGTTTAACATCTGCTGGTTTCGGTTCAGATCGTCCGTTGGCTGATAACAAAACTGCTGCCGGTAAAGCAAAGAACCGCAGGGTTGAATTGAAACTGAGAAGCTATTAA
- a CDS encoding septal ring lytic transglycosylase RlpA family protein: MIRLLPFFFCAFLFLGSAVFAQDSTKNSKKTSNGKAKIQYGVASFYSNKFNGRKTSNGEIFNQQKLTAAHNSLPMGTYVRVTNLKNGKSVVVKINDRLHHRNKRIIDLTRAAAQKLGFIKSGLTRVKLEVLGKKPPAKK, translated from the coding sequence ATGATCAGATTGCTGCCATTCTTTTTTTGCGCATTTTTATTTCTGGGATCAGCTGTTTTTGCTCAGGATTCAACTAAGAATTCAAAAAAAACCAGCAACGGTAAGGCAAAGATTCAATATGGAGTTGCCAGTTTCTATTCCAATAAATTTAACGGAAGGAAAACCTCAAACGGTGAAATTTTCAATCAGCAGAAACTTACTGCTGCACATAACTCCCTTCCAATGGGTACTTATGTTAGGGTTACAAATCTGAAAAATGGCAAATCAGTTGTTGTGAAAATAAATGACCGGCTGCATCATCGGAATAAGCGGATTATTGATTTAACAAGGGCTGCGGCACAAAAGCTTGGTTTTATTAAAAGCGGGCTTACCAGGGTAAAACTGGAAGTATTGGGTAAAAAGCCCCCGGCAAAAAAATAA
- a CDS encoding L,D-transpeptidase family protein, with translation MVVYACNNSQPENKPDIVAEPEQMNERVVRNIQEILEYSVSNEGRLNDSITFSLVNAVNNYYKVNNYQSIWSSKENWLPIADSLLNFIEHSKEYGLFPEDYHSEYLQMIYKRIAADTLSTGDKRDAALWSKADLMLTDAFFRISSHLYVGRLKSDSIYKRTDSTLTDSFYHKNINTALGAHAVNEVFHSLEPLHRGYVDLRKALKEFLDSADFKIPTTYVSYPYKDSVTFIKTLVKRLKEESAIPWQTKEVDTAQLKAAIIQVQKKRGLKVDGKYGVQLVRSLNSTDAEKFKRIAINLDRYKLMPYPMPNKYIWVNLPGYYLQLWDNDTVKIESRVVVGKPNTRTPLLTSQISDMVTYPQWTIPNSIILKEILPALKRNPGYLAKKGYMLTTWEGEEVDPYTVDWDKYKKGIPFRVVQGSGDANALGILKFNFPNKYSVYLHDTNQRYLFKNENRALSHGCVRVQEWEKLTYYISALDSINYESSASQSVGDSIKVWLNRKEKHVVPVKSKIPVYFRYFTAAGKNGKVVFYDDIYGEDKAAREAYFLTK, from the coding sequence ATGGTTGTTTATGCCTGTAATAACAGCCAGCCGGAAAACAAACCGGATATTGTTGCTGAACCTGAACAGATGAATGAACGTGTGGTGAGAAATATTCAGGAAATACTTGAGTATTCTGTTTCCAATGAGGGGAGGTTGAATGACAGTATTACATTTTCACTGGTGAATGCGGTGAATAATTATTATAAAGTCAATAACTATCAAAGCATCTGGAGCAGCAAAGAGAACTGGCTGCCCATTGCTGATTCATTACTGAATTTCATTGAGCACTCAAAGGAGTATGGTTTGTTTCCGGAAGATTACCATTCTGAATACCTGCAGATGATCTACAAACGTATTGCAGCAGATACATTGTCAACAGGTGATAAAAGAGATGCAGCACTCTGGTCAAAAGCTGACCTGATGCTGACAGATGCTTTTTTCCGCATCAGTTCCCACTTATACGTTGGCAGGTTGAAAAGCGACAGCATTTACAAAAGGACTGATTCAACACTTACAGATAGTTTTTATCATAAAAACATCAATACAGCATTAGGCGCTCATGCTGTAAATGAAGTGTTTCACTCACTTGAACCATTGCACCGGGGATATGTTGATTTACGGAAAGCATTGAAAGAGTTTTTAGACAGTGCCGATTTTAAAATTCCCACTACCTATGTTTCCTATCCATATAAAGATTCTGTAACATTTATAAAAACATTAGTGAAGCGTTTGAAAGAAGAGAGTGCCATTCCATGGCAAACAAAAGAAGTTGATACAGCACAATTAAAGGCAGCCATCATACAGGTACAAAAAAAGAGAGGGTTGAAAGTGGATGGGAAATACGGAGTACAGCTCGTTCGTTCACTCAACAGTACAGATGCAGAAAAGTTTAAACGCATTGCCATTAATCTTGACCGTTATAAGTTAATGCCATACCCAATGCCAAACAAGTATATCTGGGTGAATCTTCCTGGTTATTACCTGCAGTTGTGGGATAATGATACGGTTAAAATTGAAAGCAGGGTGGTAGTTGGTAAGCCCAATACAAGAACACCATTGCTTACCAGCCAGATCAGTGATATGGTTACCTATCCTCAATGGACGATTCCCAACAGCATTATCCTGAAAGAAATACTGCCGGCTTTAAAACGTAATCCCGGTTACCTGGCAAAAAAAGGCTACATGCTTACTACTTGGGAAGGTGAAGAAGTGGATCCTTATACTGTTGATTGGGACAAATACAAAAAAGGAATCCCTTTTCGTGTGGTGCAGGGCAGTGGCGATGCAAATGCATTGGGAATTTTGAAATTTAATTTCCCCAATAAATATTCTGTTTACCTGCACGATACCAATCAGCGTTACCTGTTTAAAAATGAGAACAGGGCACTCAGCCATGGATGTGTAAGGGTACAGGAATGGGAAAAGCTTACCTATTACATTTCTGCACTTGACAGTATTAATTATGAGTCGTCTGCAAGTCAGTCTGTAGGAGATTCGATTAAAGTATGGTTAAACCGCAAGGAAAAACACGTTGTTCCGGTAAAATCAAAAATCCCGGTTTATTTCCGTTATTTTACAGCTGCCGGGAAGAATGGGAAGGTTGTTTTTTACGATGATATCTACGGCGAAGATAAAGCAGCCCGTGAAGCTTATTTTTTAACCAAATAA
- a CDS encoding DUF952 domain-containing protein produces the protein MPIIYHVTTAAEWSAAKANGFYETPSLKAEGFIHCSQENQVAGVLERYFSGKTDVVKLVIDTDKLTSRFVFEWSPSTEDTFPHVYGVINLEAVIDVVAI, from the coding sequence ATGCCCATTATTTATCATGTTACAACTGCTGCCGAATGGAGCGCAGCCAAAGCAAATGGTTTTTATGAAACGCCTTCTTTAAAAGCTGAAGGATTTATTCATTGCTCACAGGAAAACCAGGTGGCTGGTGTACTGGAAAGATATTTCTCCGGCAAAACAGATGTTGTGAAGCTGGTGATTGACACAGATAAACTTACCAGCCGTTTTGTATTTGAATGGAGCCCTTCAACCGAAGATACTTTTCCGCATGTGTATGGAGTCATTAACCTGGAAGCAGTAATTGATGTAGTTGCTATTTAG
- a CDS encoding VOC family protein produces MFQRLTILLLAVFFSAQSFAQAEAKIEVVKHNHVALQVKDIAASTKFYKEVLGLEPVPVPDSLKAIRSWFKLGTDQQIHLLAGRTVPVNNDRNGSHFALFVQSIKAAELYLQSHQMSFHKQVRFDGAVQIYLADPDGYLIELNEIKR; encoded by the coding sequence ATGTTTCAACGATTAACGATTCTGCTGCTTGCTGTATTTTTTTCGGCTCAGTCTTTTGCACAAGCCGAAGCAAAGATTGAAGTGGTGAAACACAATCATGTTGCTTTACAGGTAAAAGATATTGCCGCCAGTACAAAATTTTATAAAGAAGTATTGGGATTAGAACCTGTACCTGTTCCCGATTCATTGAAAGCAATCCGCTCCTGGTTTAAACTGGGAACTGATCAGCAGATTCATTTACTGGCAGGAAGAACAGTGCCTGTTAACAATGACCGCAATGGCAGTCATTTTGCGTTATTTGTACAATCGATCAAAGCTGCTGAACTATATTTGCAAAGCCATCAGATGAGCTTTCACAAACAGGTTCGTTTTGATGGCGCTGTTCAGATCTATCTTGCCGATCCGGATGGTTACTTAATTGAACTCAACGAAATTAAACGTTAA